One Chlamydiales bacterium genomic window, CACTAAAAGATCACCTATGCAAAAGACCGTTTTCCTTCCTTGGAAAAATGCTTTTACCATTATCAAATCTCATAGAGACTTTCGTATCTATCTCTTTGCTTTTATGCTTGGAGGTAGTGGTTTAATGGTGATTCAGCCAGTTTTACCGATTTTTTTTGTTGATGAACTAAAATTCTCTTACACAGCCATGATGATGGCAATTTCAGTCTGTAAAGGAGTAGGGTATGTGATCTCTTCTCCTTTTTGGGTCAGACTTTTTAAACGATTTTCTCTCTTTCAATTCAGTTTTCTTGTGATTCTATTTGCATTTTGTTTTCCACTCATTCTCATTGGAGCAAAGTGGAGATTTTGGCTCTGTTATATTGCATATATTGGTTATGGCTTTATGCAGTCAGGGAGTGAACTAAGTTGGCATCTTTCTCCTGCGATTTTTTCTTCTGAGCAAAGAAGTTTACCTTTTACAGAAACGAATATTCTTGCTGTAGGTTTGCGCGGTTGTTTTATTCCCTTTTTGGGGAGTTTTCTTTTTTATCTTTTTAATTCTTTTACTGTCATGATGATAGGTTCTTTATTTTGTTTACTGGGTGCTTTTATCTTGATAAATTATAAAGAAAAAGTAAAGATCCTTTCTAAAAGTTTGCCATTATAATTTTTTGGAATTATTTATTTTAGAGGGTTTATGGAGCGGTTGAGTCGAGTCTTGAATGATGATCAAGCCATGTATCAAAGGATCATAAAATTTCACGAACAAATTAGAAAGTTTAATGAAAAGCCGGGTTATGTACTAACTGATCGTCTTGGCGAAAAAGGAGGAGTGGTTAAGAGGGGATTTTTCGGAATCAGATCA contains:
- a CDS encoding MFS transporter, which produces MSRMISQAFIWSRLLGVPFWVMLNTLSVLLYKEFHVSPLLVTLLIVLKPTTALFASHWSCFFSGKNKYFILTNILRFTPFLFFFAVNSAWMIIGCFFLYMVLSRGSVPVWTELFKNHLPKDQQHRLFAFGNTFEYLGMTIFPIMIGMVLDYNANLWRLLFPLTACIGLTSTLLMVRLPNSLTKRSPMQKTVFLPWKNAFTIIKSHRDFRIYLFAFMLGGSGLMVIQPVLPIFFVDELKFSYTAMMMAISVCKGVGYVISSPFWVRLFKRFSLFQFSFLVILFAFCFPLILIGAKWRFWLCYIAYIGYGFMQSGSELSWHLSPAIFSSEQRSLPFTETNILAVGLRGCFIPFLGSFLFYLFNSFTVMMIGSLFCLLGAFILINYKEKVKILSKSLPL